In Erigeron canadensis isolate Cc75 chromosome 1, C_canadensis_v1, whole genome shotgun sequence, a single window of DNA contains:
- the LOC122588726 gene encoding uncharacterized protein LOC122588726: MRNHPNLRYGNSSNQLNPNFQGNNQTGGGSSQSFQGWNYNEGNYQGGQNKGVFIRGYPRNYQQGNNQGGASGSNEQVGKLAEDVSALRKNPGKLPSDTKVNPQHQSGNSKNVKNVEINNVSLLRSGKMYDNKVEPPSSLVDGVVEDVDDDQDSKHEPELVLPKSTKKVSFKEVENNRSNGKFSEKQGNEMEGNTIAFPLALIDPKLRPTLKKRGPHEEEMWENFKQMKINIPLIDIIKQVPTFAKYLKELCTQKRHHKLLKKIVLNEEVSTVVMGILPPKLQDPGVPLITI, encoded by the exons ATGAGAAACCATCCCAATCTTCGGTATGGAAATTCTTCAAATCAACTCAATCCAAATTTTCAAGGAAACAACCAAACCGGTGGAGGATCATCTCAATCATTCCAAGGTTGGAATTACAACGAAGGGAATTACCAAGGTGGCCAAAATAAGGGAGTATTCATTAGAGGCTACCCAAGGAATTATCAACAAGGTAACAACCAAGGTGGGGCTTCGGGAAGTAATGAG CAAGTGGGAAAATTGGCGGAGGATGTATCAGCGTTGAGGAAGAATCCGGGGAAGCTACCAAGTGATACAAAGGTCAATCCACAACATCAAAGTGGCAACTCAAAGAATGTCAAGAATGTTGAAATCAACAATGTAAGTCTTCTCCGTAGTGGTAAGATGTATGATAATAAAGTTGAACCTCCATCATCACTTGTTGATGGTGTGGTGGAGGACGTTGATGATGACCAAGATAGTAAACATGAACCGGAACTTGTTCTACCTAAATCAACTAAAAAAGTGTCTTTTAAAGAGGTAGAAAATAATAGGTCTAATGGTaaattttctgaaaaacaaGGAAATGAGATGGAGGGTAATACCATTGCTTTTCCTTTGGCTTTGATTGATCCAAAACTTAGGCCTACACTTAAGAAAAGAGGTCCCCATGAGGAAGAAATGTGGGAAAATTTTAAGCAAATGAAAATCAACATACCTCTAATTGACATTATTAAACAAGTTCCGACTTTTGCTAAATATCTCAAGGAGTTGTGTACCCAAAAACGACACCATAAACTtctaaagaaaattgttttaaatgagGAAGTTAGTACCGTTGTGATGGGTATACTCCCACCTAAACTCCAAGATCCTGGAGTGCCTTTAATTACAATTTAA
- the LOC122588812 gene encoding receptor-interacting serine/threonine-protein kinase 4-like, which produces MNTTLHIVSKIGDVNYVKDILEKQPSLISCHNSEGETPVYVAAREGHFDVLQIMFDHLKRNKENIESLLIRPEDKHNALHIAIQNHHAPVVFFLLKEVPQLANHENVLKESPLYLAAERGYFEIVKLILNKSKGKSFTGPNGKTALHAAAISNSAECVKYLLHGRLDLLIQKDENNWTPLRYAVHYNSLLAMKELLHVNHSIGYELVTQGDTIISLLHIAASRGHCETMKVLMSICPGSSDLTDTKGRNILHVAIESNQNEVIELNISR; this is translated from the exons atgaacacTACTCTTCACATTGTGTCCAAGATTGGAGATGTGAATTATGTAAAAGATATTCTTGAAAAGCAGCCTTCCCTAATATCATGTCACAATTCGGAAGGGGAGACACCTGTTTATGTTGCTGCAAGGGAAGGACATTTTGATGTTCTTCAAATCATGTTCGAtcatttaaaaagaaataaggAGAACATTGAATCACTTCTCATAAGGCCTGAGGACAAACACAATGCACTGCATATTGCCATACAAAATCATCATGCGCCTGTAGTCTTTTTCTTACTAAAAGAAGTTCCTCAACTTGCAAATCACGAAAATGTTTTGAAAGAAAGCCCACTTTACCTTGCCGCTGAAAGAGGATATTTTGAAATTGTGAAACTAATCTTGAATAAGAGTAAAGGCAAAAGTTTTACGGGACCAAATGGCAAAACAGCATTACATGCGGCGGCAATTTCAAACTCGGCAG AATGTGTCAAGTATTTGCTTCATGGAAGGCTTGATCTACTAATTCAAAAAGATGAGAACAATTGGACGCCTTTGCGCTATGCTGTTCATTATAACAGTTTGTTAGCAATGAAAGAACTGCTGCATGTAAACCACTCTATTGGGTATGAGTTAGTGACTCAAGGTGATACAATCATTTCACTTCTTCATATTGCAGCTAGTCGAGGTCATTGTGAAACAATGAAGGTCCTTATGAGCATATGTCCAGGAAGCTCAGATTTAACTGATACAAAAGGAAGAAACATTCTTCATGTTGCAATTGAAAGCAATCAAAATGAAGTAATTGAATTAAATATTTCAAGATGA
- the LOC122585021 gene encoding ankyrin repeat-containing protein ITN1-like, whose amino-acid sequence MMQKVINSRVNLHSLNNEKRTPLDMIASDEKKERLIKAIATGTNMSNKIISPSPNINMNDFEEESESRKRKTKREFTFVDNLVFVVTLIATASFAAAFTVPGGFDGDNGSKKGTPYLLRKVAFQVFVITNAIAFSCSCSVLLAHIVLLVYRDIIDEADEAQQKYIEKRIVIMYFLTGVALLAMLIAFVTGFYVVLLPSLWLAIFVCVLSIFIVVVSLIV is encoded by the exons ATGATGCAGAAGGTAATTAACTCTAGGGTTAACCTGCATTCCCTAAACAATGAAAAGCGCACTCCATTGGATATGATAGCTTCCGatgaaaagaaagagagatTGATTAAG GCCATAGCTACGGGTACAAACATGTCTAATAAAATAATCTCACCGTCTCCAAACATAAACATGAACGACTTCGAAGAAGAATCAGAAAGTCggaaaagaaaaaccaaaagagaATTTACCTTCGTGGATAATCTGGTTTTTGTGGTTACTCTTATAGCGACAGCATCCTTTGCAGCCGCTTTTACTGTGCCAGGTGGTTTTGATGGTGACAATGGCTCCAAAAAAGGCACACCCTATCTacttagaaaagttgcattccAAGTTTTCGTTATCACTAATGCTATAGCATTCTCTTGTTCTTGCTCTGTTTTGTTGGCACACATTGTGTTACTAGTCTATCGTGACATTATTGATGAAGCAGACGAGGCACAACAAAAGTACATTGAAAAGAGAATTGTGATTATGTATTTTCTTACAGGAGTTGCGCTACTTGCTATGTTAATAGCATTTGTTACAGGCTTTTATGTCGTGCTACTACCATCACTTTGGTTGGCAATTTTCGTATGTGTTTTGAGCATTTTTATTGTTGTAGTTTCCTTAATTGTTTGA